A DNA window from Maribellus comscasis contains the following coding sequences:
- a CDS encoding RNA polymerase sigma factor translates to MQLNPFRHKNKEKSEEELLADYLANKDMNVLGELYKRYMHLVYGVCLKYFKEREKSQDAVILIFEKLLIEIEKHKIRNFKSWLYVVAKNHCLMELRKTKAGKIISIADENEMAAFMEIEPELHPIDREADEINEQALNDCIERLKNEQKNCIRLFYYENKSYREICIILELEEKKVKSFIQNGKRNLKICLESKNAQE, encoded by the coding sequence ATGCAGCTCAACCCTTTTCGTCATAAAAACAAAGAAAAATCCGAAGAAGAACTATTGGCGGATTATCTGGCAAACAAGGACATGAATGTTCTTGGAGAGCTGTATAAAAGATACATGCACCTGGTTTACGGAGTGTGCCTGAAATATTTTAAAGAACGGGAAAAATCGCAGGATGCGGTTATTCTGATTTTTGAAAAGTTACTTATTGAAATAGAAAAACACAAAATCCGTAATTTTAAAAGTTGGTTGTATGTAGTTGCCAAAAACCATTGTTTAATGGAACTGCGCAAAACAAAGGCAGGAAAAATAATTTCGATAGCTGACGAAAACGAAATGGCTGCTTTTATGGAAATTGAGCCGGAATTGCATCCTATCGACAGGGAAGCGGATGAAATAAATGAACAGGCCTTAAACGACTGTATTGAACGGCTAAAAAATGAACAGAAAAACTGTATTCGTTTGTTTTATTATGAAAACAAAAGTTATCGCGAAATTTGTATAATACTAGAACTGGAGGAAAAAAAAGTAAAAAGTTTTATTCAGAACGGGAAACGCAACCTTAAAATTTGTTTGGAAAGTAAAAATGCCCAAGAATAA
- a CDS encoding transposase: MKKKEAYRNALPHFQQPGQAYFVTWILKDAIPRKSLAIYTQKLEILKSQISLHKEQKHDKKIIDDLTFQYHLATKKYKKAFDDLLAVKSKNSPINLSHPENLKIIKQALLFWENQKLKNYTYSIMPNHVHWVFELKEKDTNGQSVYLQDVLQSVKRHTARQINKREERQGTLWQKESFDTTIRDEKNLYKTIEYTLNNPVHAKLVKKREDWQGNGFFDW, encoded by the coding sequence ATGAAAAAGAAAGAAGCATACAGAAACGCCCTTCCCCATTTTCAGCAACCCGGACAAGCTTATTTTGTAACGTGGATTTTAAAAGATGCGATTCCGCGTAAATCTCTCGCTATCTATACACAAAAACTCGAAATACTAAAATCGCAAATCAGCCTTCACAAAGAACAAAAACATGACAAAAAAATCATTGATGACTTAACGTTCCAATATCACCTGGCTACAAAAAAGTATAAAAAAGCGTTCGACGACCTATTAGCGGTCAAGAGCAAAAATTCGCCGATAAATTTATCTCATCCTGAAAATCTAAAAATAATAAAACAGGCACTCCTTTTCTGGGAGAATCAAAAACTAAAAAATTACACATATTCAATCATGCCCAACCATGTACATTGGGTTTTCGAATTAAAAGAGAAGGACACAAACGGGCAATCGGTTTATTTACAAGATGTTTTACAATCAGTTAAAAGGCACACAGCCCGGCAAATAAACAAACGGGAAGAACGACAAGGAACACTTTGGCAAAAAGAAAGTTTTGACACAACCATCCGCGATGAAAAAAATTTGTATAAAACAATTGAATACACTTTAAATAACCCTGTTCATGCCAAACTTGTAAAAAAAAGAGAAGATTGGCAGGGGAATGGATTTTTTGATTGGTAA